The Sinorhizobium fredii genome contains the following window.
GCCTTAGGAAAATGATCGTTGCCGGCTCGCTGGAGCCGAACGCGCCAATTGACGGACGAGCATTGTCGGCGCAGTGATCGAGCGGTCGTCTTTAGCCATGCCGTTCAGAACCTGGAGCAGATCGTAGCCGGCCGGCCAGCGGCCGAAGCCGCTCGCGATGTTGATGTGGCCGGCATGGCCTAGATCGACGAGGCGGCCGCCCCATTCTTCACACAAAATCCGTAAGCGGTCGAAGCGCATATAGGGATCGTTAAGACTGCCGACGACGAGACTTGGAAAGCTAAGCCGCTGTCGCGGCATGCCCCCGAAGGCGATCGCCCCCGGATGCAGTCGCTCCGTCTCCTCGAGATCACAGGGGCCGACCAGAAGCGCGCTTCGGATTCGCTCGACAATCGGGCGTCCGGCCAAGGCCGCGACCAACAGGCAGCCCAGACTGTGGGCGACGATGTCGACCGACGGATGCCTGTCGATTTCTGTCTCCAGAGCACTTCGCCAAGCCGCAAGCGCCGGTCGGCTCCAGTCGCCCTGCTCGACGAGCGTGGCCCCTGGTTGATCGATGAGCCAGTGGCGCTGCCAGTGCCCCTCGCCCGATCCGAACAAACCCGGAACGATCAGCGTCTTCACCATACGTTCGCTCCCCGGAACACCGGTTGCTGCAAATGAATAGGTTCATGCGGAGATTGTGCCCGGCAGCAAGAGCGAAGGTAAGGAATGAAGGTCCATTCTCTACAAAATTACTGGAAAAAATGCCGGATAAGCGAAGCGCGCCGACCGACCGGCATCGCCTCATCCTGCAGCGAGCAAATCAGCAATAGCGCCGGTGGAGCGAAAGCCAGCCGTCGCCGCCGATCCGGACCTCGATGTCGGCGTAGTGCTCCAAAGTCAGATGCGGCGTTCCCTCCGCTGCCGCGTGAGCACCGGTGATCACGGCCACCTCGGCGCCGGCGGAACTGCCCGCGAGTATCCCAGCCGGAGCATCTTCGAAGACCAAGCAGTCCTCGCCGCGAACACCGAGCCGGCTGGCGGCGAGAAGATAGCCCTGCGGATCGGGCTTGCCCGCCGTGACGTCCTCACCGGTGACCATGTGGCGCGGAACCGGAATGCAGGCCGCGGCAAGGCGGCGCCTGGCCAGCTCCAGCGGCGCCGACGTGACGATCGCCCAGCGCTCCGGCGGCAATGAATTAAGGAAGGCGACCGCCCCGGGTATCTCGACGATACCCTCCACATCGGCGATCTCCGCCAAGGCGAGCGCGTGCGCCTCGAGGTCGGGGTCGACGGCAAGCCCGAGCTTGCGGATCGTGTCCGACGCGCGCACGCCGTGCACCGATTTCATCAACTCATGGGGATCGAGCCCATTGCGGACCGCCCATGCCCCCCATACCCGTTCGACGACGGCCATGGAATTGAGCAAGGTGCCATCCATATCGAACAGCAGGGCAGCGAAGCTTTTTGGGAATATCGCGGTGGTCAGGGTATCCAAGCCGGCTCCTTGAAACGAGTGTCTCGCGCATCGCGCGATTGCACAACTATCCCTGGACGGGCCGGCGCACAACCTCCTTCTCGGCGCTCTCAGCGATGCCCGCCGGCAATAAGAAAATTGATCGGCCCGCCGGCGACGTCATCGTCGAAAACGGCGCAGGAAAGCACGCCGCCGAAGACGGCACCCGAATCGACATTGGTTCTGTTGCCGACAGTGCGGGGGTTGCCGCGGCTCGGCGTGTGCCCGTGGCAGACATGCTTGCCCCAGTAATGGCCGGAGTAGTTCGGATCGGTCCGCATCCAGAGCAGAATGTCGTCGCCCTGCTCCTCGAGCGGGATCGAATCATCTACGCCGGCATGGACGAAGATGCGATAGGGGTCGACAATGATCGACGGCAGTTCGGCCATCCAGACCAGATGGCTCAAGGGTATGGCGCCGCCGTAGGACTCCAGGGTCTCGCCGCCGCCGTTCATCAGCCACGAGCTCATCTCGGCGAGACCCTTGCGGGCCGAGAGCAGCATGTCTTCGTGGTTGCCCTTGAGCGTGAGCCATTGCCAACCGGCCTGGGTCGGTCCCGCCATGATCCGCTCGACGACGCCCCGGCTCTCCGGGCCCCGGTCGACGAGGTCGCCGAGAAAAATCACCCTCCCCTCCGGCGCGGCGGACTCGATTGCGCTCAGTAGGGTTTCGAGCTCATCGAGACAGCCGTGAATGTCACCGACAGCAAATGTCAGACGTCGGCCATTCATGAAGCGGTGCTCCTGTCCCCGTCGCTGCAGCGGCGCGCGTGTTGCACCTTGAATTGCTGCTACGAACACATGGTTCAGCGAACAGCTCTATCGCATTACAAAATTTAAAGGAATCGCTTTCGGCGAAAAATTGCGGAAACGCAATATGTTGGTTAATCAGGCGGCAGAAGAGCCGGAAGAAGGATGTCCGGCGCTTCCGTGGCACAGCTCAACGGCGCGGCGTGGCTCTCGGAATGGCTGAACTGGTGATGGACACCGGGTCGCTGGCAGGAAACGTGTCCTCGAGCCCCTCCTCCAACTGCTCTTCCATCGCATCCGCGTCATGTGCCTGGCGGGCATTCGCGAGCGCGCCTTCCGGGATCGATGGGGATCGCCGCGCGCCTGTTATGCCGAGCAACTCGCCATCCGCCTCCATGGCGGCTCCAAGGATTTCCTTCGCGCGCGCCACGGCGTTGAGCCTGTTCAGGGTGCCGGCCGCGTTCTGCGGGCACAGGACGGAAACGACTTCACCCGTCGCACCGACGAACTCGACGGTGAACCCCGCCTTGCCGCCGCGCTCGGGGAAGACCTGGATGCCAACGAACTGCATCGCTTTCTCCTCCATGCTAGCGCGGCAGTCTACCAGATTTGTCGAACTGCCGACAGCCGCCGTGGCGCAGCATTGTCAGCCGCATGGAAGCCCGGCGCCCCTTTCTCCCGCCCCGCCGGCCTGGTACAGGCCGCGAAGGCGTCGAGGGCGCGATTATAGACTCGCGTCTGCACGTCCATCATGCCCAGCACAGTATGGAACAGGTTGTCGTGCGACCGCGGCTCGTTGGTATCTCTGGCAAGGCAGCCCGTGTCGACGCCCATCAACGCCTGGTAGGGCTTCGAGAACCAGGCGATGAAGGGGACCTGAGTTTGTTCCTTCGGTGCGATCGCATAGGGAGCGCCGTGCAGGTAAATGCCATTCTCGCCAAGCGATTCCCCATGGTCCGACATGTAGATCATCGCGCCGGCGATGCGGTCCTGATGCTTCTCGATGAGCCCGGCGACGCTCGCCAGAACATGGTCGGTATAGAGGATCGTGTTGTCATAGGCGTTGACGATTTCCTCTGTCGTACAGCTCATCAGCTCCGGCGTGCGACAGTCCGGCGTGAAGCGGCGGAACGCTTCGGGATAGCGCAGGTAATAGGCCGGGCCGTGACTGCCGAGCTGATGCAGTACGATGACGCTGTTTTTCGTCGTCGCGGCAAGCTTCTTATCCAGGTCGCCGAGGAAGATTTCGTCGAGACATTCGCCATTGCTGCAAAGTGGGCTGTTCTTTTGGTGCGTCATGCTCGCAAAACTGACGAGGTCGGCGATGCCCTTGCTGCCGGTGTTGTTGTCCCACCAGGTGACCGAAACGCCCGCATGCGTCAGTACGTTGACGAGGTTTTCGGTCGAGCGAGCTTTCCAGTCGCTATACTCGATGCGCGGATAGATGGAAAACATGCAGGGCAGCGAGACGGCCGTCGCCGTGCCGCAACTCGTCGTGTCACGGTAGTTGACCACTCCGAGTGCCTCCAGTTCCGGATTTGTGTCGCGGTGATAGCCATTGAGAGAGAAGTTCATCGCCCGCGCAGTCTCGCCTGCGACCACCACCACGACGACAGGCTTGCCGGCTTTGGCGATGCGCGCGCCTTGTTTGGCGTCGACCGCGAGCGGCTGCACGACCAGATTGTGCTCGCGATAGCTGGAAAGCCCGTAGCGGATCGCCGACGTGATCGGTCCGGCCGGATTAAACCGGACCATCAGATCCCGATGCTCCCTGAGTGCATAGGCGATGCCGGCAAAGTTGGCGTAGATGAGCATGCCGCTCAGGAGAAGCGCTGGAGCAATGAAGAGGAAATTGATAGCCGCTTTTGAGAGCAGCGGCCGATGCTTGATCTCAACCCAGGCTATGAGAAGCGACGGCAAGAGCGCGTAGAGCGCAAGATGAAGCGCCAAACTGCCAGTCAACAGGTGGCTTGCCTCCGGCACGGTGGTGACGGCGGCGTTTCCTATCATTTCCTTGTCGATGACGATGCCGAACGTCTCGGTGAAGTGCGACGCAGCCGCCGATATGGCGATCAGCAGGACCAACAGCGGCTTCATCAGATATTTCATCGACAGCATGGTCAGGACTGAAAAGGTGGTCAGACCGAGTGCCACGCCGAACGATAGGACAGCGATCCACGCGTGACCGAAAGAGGTCACCGCATGGCTCCAGAAGGAATTGTTGGTGATGAGCAGCAGATAAAGCGTGGCCGCCGCACTCAAGGAGATGCTGCCGATCTCCGGCCGGCGAATTCTGAAGACAGCCAAAACATTGTTCTCCAGGATGGAAATTCTTTGCCCGTGGTTACGTCGCACCTTTTTCGAACCGGCGTCGTCCCTATTCTTGGACGCGACGAAGTTGCCGGCGTGTCACGACACCTCCGCCAGTACCGCGGGCAAACTGTCGAGGTCCTGTCGGGCACGATGCTCCCCGGGTTCTGCGACGTTGGCACGTGAGGGAAAACCCCCTATGGTCTGCGGCCGCCGATCCAAGAAGGCTTTAGATCAGGGAAACGCATGCGCCTGCTGCTTATCGAAGACAGTCCCCGCCTCATCGAACTTGTGGGCGAAACCATGCGCGATGCGGGCTGGCGGCTCGACGCCGTTTCGAGTGTCAGCGAAGCCGAGGCTGCCATTGTCGAACGGGAGCACGATCTTGTACTTCTCGACCTGGGCCTGCCGGATGGCGACGGCCTCGACCTTCTGAGATGGATACGGCAGGAGCACGCCGGCTTGCCGGTGCTGGTCATCACCGCCCGCGGCTCCGTCGACGAGCGGGTCCAGGGTCTCGATGCCGGGGCGGACGACTATTTGGTGAAGCCCTTCCACCATCGCGAATTGCTTTCCCGCTGCCGGGCCATGCTGAGGCGCAATCCGCACGCGATACAGCCGGTGCTCGAAGCCGGGGCGCTGCGCTTCGATCCAGCCACCGCAGAGCTCAGCTGCGATGGGACGATCATCGCCCTTCCCCCGCGCGAGCGCTCCCTGATCGAGATATTGATGCGTGAGGTCGGGCGCGTCGTTCCAAAGCGACGGCTCGAGACAGCCCTCTCCGAATATGGCCAGGAGCTTAGTTCCAACGCGCTGGAGCTCGCCGTCTCCCGCGTTCGGAAGCGATTGCAGCCCCTCGCCACCGGTATCCGGATCGAAACGGTGCGCGGCATCGGCTATCTCCTGCGGACCGCTGCATGAGGAAAGGCAATCCGTCGCTGATCGGCATCGTTGCCGGGCGCATCATCGCCTTTTCGCTGCTCGCCATGGTGCTTGAGATCGGCGTAGTTTTCGCGGATTACTGGTTTGACGACGAAAAGCTCAGCGTCCTGATGCTGCAGCAGGAAACGGAGATCCTGTCGCAAGGGATCACGACGGAGGGCGGGCTGCCGACATTCAGAGCCGATCGTGCGTTCCGTGAACGCTACGTCGAACTGGATGGGCGCGCAGGCGCGATCTATGTCCGGATTCGGACCGCTTCCGGCTCTATCCTCTTTTCCGATTGCACGACGGAATGCGCCGAGCATTTCCTGCCGTTGAGCATTAATGCGCCGCGCTTCTGGAAGCGGACAATCGAGGAGGGAAAGCCATTCAGCGTGGCGGGCGGCCAATCCTTCGAGCGGGGTGGCGAATCCGTGTTCGTCGAGCTGGCGATCCTGAAAGACCCGAACGGTTTCATGTATGGGGCCCTCCTGCGCGAGATGTTCGATTCAATGATCGTTCCGATGACGCTGATGTTTTGCCTCGTCATCGGCGCGACGATCTGGTCGATCCGAAGTGCGCTGAGGCCGGTGGCGATGGCGGTCAAGGCTGCGGATGCGATCGACCCGCGCGACAGCGGCGCCCGACTGCCGATAACCCGCATGCCGGAAGAGATCGAACGGCTGGTAAGCGCCGTCAACCGGCTGCTTGCCCGTGTCGCCGATCTCGTTGAATCGCAGAAGGTCTTCTCTTCCTCGATCGCCCATGAGATACGCACGCCGGTTTCGATCGCCAAGATGGAGTTGAGCCGGATCGACGATCCGCGGGCGCGCAATGCCGAGCGGGATCTCGACGCGCTGACGCATATTCTCGAGCAGCTGACGTCGCTGGCGCGGGCGGACGCAGTGGACCCTTCCGCCTATGAACAGGGCAATCTGTCCGAAATCGGAGCCGAGGTGGCGCAAGCCACGGCGCCGTTCGTCTTCGATCACGACAGGTCGATCGAGTTCGTCGACCGCGGGACGACGCCGGTAAGGATGATCCCCGCGCTCGTCGAGAACATGCTCAGGAACCTGATCGAGAACGCGGTAAAGCACAATCCGCCGGGTACCCGGATCGTTCTGACCTGCGGGCCCGGCCCACAGGTCTCCGTCGAGGATGACGGCAAGGGCATGGTCGATCTACCGGAACTGAACGAGGACCTCGGCTACGTCAAGCGCTCCGGCCAGCTCGGTCTCGGCCTGAAAATCGTCCATCGGATCGCCGAGTTGCACAAGGCGAAAATCTCATACGACACCGCTCCGAACCGGGGCACCAAGATCACGATCGACTTTGCCTCTGCGGCCTGAATTCGGCGCCGCTCCTTGTGCCGGGTATTTGTTGAGCATAGTGCATATTTTTTAATCCGGTGCGTTTTCTTGGATGCAGATTTCGTGCCCAATCCGCAGTCACATGCTATTGCGCTGTGCACTTCGTTCTCGTTCCACCCTCCGTGTCGCTGACGAATATCCATGTCCAAGGCCGCAGCCCTTCTTCGACGTTTCATGCCCTCGCTGGTACCGGTCAGCGGCTGGGAGCGCCTGCGCGCCTCCTGCGGCGCGCTCATCGGGGTCCTGTCGACAGGGTTCATCAGCACGGTTGCCGTCGGGGCCGACGCCAGCCTGCCGCTGCTCATCGCCCCGATGGGAGCCTCCGCGGTGCTGCTTTTCGCCGCGCCGTCGAGCCCGCTCGCCCAGCCCTGGTCGATCGTGGGCGGCAATGTCGTCTCGGCAACGGTCGGCGTCACCTGCGCCTTGCTCATCCCCAACCCGGTGGTGGCAGCAGCCATCGCCATCGCCTTGGCGATCGGCGCCATGCTGCTCCTCGGCTGCCTGCACCCGCCGAGCGGCGCCGTCGCCCTGACCGCGGTTCTCGGCGGCCCGGTGATCCGTGAGGCGGGCTACGCCTTCGTCTTTTCCCCGGTCGCCATTAACTCGCTGGTCATCCTGACGGCGGCGCTAATCTTCAACAATCTCACCGGCCGGCGCTATCCGCACCTTGCCCCTGCCCCGAACCCCCATCGGACCGAGGATCCGCTGCCAAGCCAGCGCCTCGGTGTCGTGCCGGACGACCTCCAGGCGGTGCTGGCGCAATATGGCGAGATCGTCGACATCAGTCCCGAGGAGCTCGACAGCTTCATTCACCAGGCGCAAATTCGTGCCTTCACCCGCCGGTCGGGCGAAATAACCTGTGGCGAGATCATGTCCCGCGACGTGCTGACCGTTGCGCCCGACACGCCGCTGCGGAAGGCATGGCGAATGCTCGTCGCACACCGAATTCAGGCCTTGCCGGTGGTGACCCAGAAAGACGGCATGGTCGGCATGATTACCCAAGCCGACTTCATGAAGCACACGACGCTGGCGGCGGACGGGCGGCTGCAGATCGGCCTTCGCGAGCGGATTGGCAATATCATTGGACTGCCGGCGAAATCGCCTCGGCTGGTTTCCGAAATCATGATTGCCCGAGTCCAATCGGCCCTGCCGGAAACAATGATCGCCAAGCTGGTGCCGCCCATGGCGGACATGGGTCTGCATCATATGCCGATCGTCGACGCTGACAACCGCGTCGTCGGTATCGTCACCCAGTCGGATCTTATCGCGGCGCTGTTCCAGGGGCGGCTTGACGCCGTGCAGCAGGTCGCCTGATTCGCGATAGTTCCTGATCCTCCTCATTTCCATTGCTGGCCGCGGCTGGCCGAGGCGCCAGCTGGGCCAAACGCTCCCCGGCAGCCATTGGATTTATTTCGATCGATTGACTTAGTCGTTTGAATGATATAATTTCAGCAAATGATAAAAAACAAGGACACCATGACACAGCTCAAGGCCGAGCGCGGCGACGCCACGCGAGAGAAGCTTCTCGCCACGGCGATCGACATCTTTGGCCGCTACGGCTTCGACGGCGCCACGACGCGGAAGCTCGCCGATGCGGCGGGCGTCAACCTCCAGGCCATCCCTTATTATTTCGGCGGCAAGGAGGGCCTCTATATCGCCGCGGCCGAGCACCTGGCAGCTCTGATCGGCAACCATGTCAGCGATTTACGCGCCATCATTCATGGACGCCTTGCCGAACTCGAGGAGCAGGGCCAGCCGATGACTGCAGCCGAGGCGCGCGGCTTCCTCACCCAGATGGTCCAGAGGATGATCGTTCTCTTCGTCAGCAAGCAATCGGAGAGCTGGGCGCGCTTCATCATCCGCGAGCAGATGGAGCCGACCGAGGCATTCACGCGCCTCTACGGCAACATCATGCGGCCGATGATCGAGATGGCCCGGCGGCTGATCGGCGCCATTCTCGAGGACGACCCGGCCTCCGAGCACATCCGGCTCAGAACCCTCTCCTTCGTTGGCAGCGTGCTCGTGTTCCGCATGGCGCATGCAGCCGTCTATGCGCAGCTCGAATGGGAAACAGCCGGGCCGAAGGAGATCGAGACATTGCACAGGCACGCGGCTGAACTTGTCGCGATACTCGGTGCGGAGAAGGATCGCCAGCCATGAAGAAGATTGCACTCATCGCCCTTGCCCTTGCGGCCGGCGCGGCCGGCGCCTGGTGGCTGGATCTGCCCGCCCGGATCGGCTGGGCCGAAGACCACAGGAACACGGTTCTCTACGGCAATGTCGATATCCGCCAGGTGTCGCTCGGCTTCCGCGTCAGCGGCCGTATCGCCGAACTGCGCGTCGACGAGGGTGATACCGTCAAGGCCGGAGACGTCATCGCCAGACTGGATGCCGAACCGTTCCAGCAGGCGCTGGACGCCGCCGAGGCGGATGCCGAGGCGCTCCGCTCAACGCTCGCAAAGCTCAAGGCCGGCGCTAGGCCAACCGAGATCGCCCAGGCTCGCGCCGCCCATGAGGAACGCCTTGCCGAACTCCAGAATTCCGAACTTGCCTATCAGCGGGCGCAACGACTGCGGCCGGCCGGCACGATCTCGCAAGCCGAGCTCGACCAGGCGATCGCAAGCCGTGCCGCGGCCACGGCCCGTGCGGCCTCCGCACGCGAGGCATTGGCCCTGCTCAAAGAGGGAAGCCGCGTCGAAGACATAGCCACGGCCGAAGCGCAAGCGAATGCGGCAACGGCCAAGGCCGCGAGCGCCCGCACCGCACTCGAGGACGTCTCGCTGGTCGCGCCGAGCGCCGGCGTCATCCTCTCTCGCGTCCGGGAAGTCGGGGCGGTCGTCTCGCCGTCGGACACCGTTTATGTGCTGTCTCTGACCGCGCCCGTCTGGGTCCGCGCCTATGTCGCCGAACCGGACCTCGGCCGCGTCCACCCTGGGATGAAGGTCAAGGTGACCTCAGACTCTAACCCCCGGCAAGGCTATGAGGGAACGATCGGATTCATTTCGCCAGTGGCGGAATTCACGCCGAAGTCGGTGGAAACGCCCGAGCTTAGAACCGATCTCGTCTATCGGCTGAGAATCGTCGTCGACAAGCCGGGCACTGACCTGCTCCAGGGCATGCCGGTGACCGTGCACCTGCCAGGCCAGGAGACCGGGTCATGACATCCGCTCCCGACAACTCGGCCGCGGCGGCGCCTTTCATACGGCTGTCGTCCGTCTCGAAGCGCTTCGGCGAGGCGCCACCTGCCCTGGACTCCATCGACGGCATAATTGCGGGCGGCAGGATCACCGGCCTAGTCGGTCCGGATGGCGCCGGCAAGACGACATTGATCCGGCTGATGACCGCGCTGATGCTGCCCGACCAGGGTACGGTCGAAGTGCTCGGCTATGACACGCGTAGGGATCCGGCGAGCATCCAGGCGGCGATCGGCTACATGCCGCAGCGCTTCGGGCTCTACGAGGATCTCTCGGTTCAGGAGAACCTCGATCTCTATGCCGACCTGCGCGGCCTGCCGCTTGCCGAACGCGGCCGGATATTCGCCGAGCTGCTTGAATTCACCGATCTTGCCCGTTTCACCGCGCGTCTGGCCGGCAAGCTCTCCGGCGGCATGAAGCAGAAGCTCGGCCTTGCCTGCGCGCTTCTGCGTAAGCCGCGGCTGCTGCTGCTTGATGAACCCGGCGTCGGCGTCGATCCGATCTCGCGGCGCGACCTCTGGAAAATGGTCGAGAACCTGACGGCGGAAGGCATAGGCGTGCTCTGGTCGACGGCCTATCTCGACGAAGCGGAAGCCTGCGATCATGTCCTGCTGCTCAACCAGGGCAAGCTACTGTTTTCCGGTTCGCCGCACGAGATGACCGGGCGCGTCGAAAATCGAGTCTTCCGTCTCTCCGGCACGGTCGGGCGACGGCGCGAAAGACTGGCACGCCTGCTGGACCAGGAGGGCGTCGTCGACGGCGTCATCCAGGGCGAAGCGATACGCCTGGTGATGAGGCCAGGGCTCGCCCCTCCGTCTCTCGACGAGGCATCTTCCGGCCGCGCCACGACGACACCGCCGCGCTTCGAGGACGCTTTCGTCGACATGCTCGGCGGCGGTCCCGGCGGGCAGTCACGGCTCGCTGAGACCCAGCGGCCATTTACCACCGACGGCGGCCGGCCGGTGATCGAAGCGCGCGGGCTGACGAAGCGCTTCGGCGACTTCACCGCCGCCGACAGCATCACCTTCGAAATCCCGCGCGGCGAGATTTTCGGCCTGCTCGGTCCCAACGGCGCCGGCAAGTCCACCACCTTTAAGATGCTGTGCGGGCTCTTGAAACCCACCGCCGGCGAGGGTCGGGTCGCGGGCTTCGATCTCCGGCGCGACGCAGCCGAGGCGCGCAACCGGCTCGGCTACATGGCCCAGAAGTTCTCGCTCTACGGCGACCTCAGCGTCCTGCAGAACCTGAATTTCTTTGCCGGCGTCTACGGTCTCTCCGGCTTGAGGAAGCGCGAGCGGATCGACCTGATGACCGAGATCTTCGATTTCCGCGCGATCCGAGACATGTCGGCGAAGGACCTGCCGCTAGGCCTCAAGCAGCGGCTGGCGCTCGCCTGTGCCGTCTTGCACGAGCCGGAGGTGCTCTTTCTCGACGAACCGACGTCCGGCGTCGATCCGATCACCCGGCGCGAGTTCTGGACCCATATCAACGGGCTCGTCGAAAAGGGCGTCACCGTTCTCGTCACCACCCATTTCATGGACGAGGCCGAATATTGCGACCGCATTTCGCTCATCTATCGCGGCCGGTCGATCGCCCTCGGCTCGCCGGACGAGATGAAAGCGCGGGTCACCGGCAAGGACCTGCCGGATCCGACCATGGAAGACGCCTTCATCGCTCTAGTGCAGGGCTCGGAGGCAAGGGAGGCAGCATGAGTGCCGACCAGAAAAGGCGGGAGGCCGAAAGCTCTGGCCGCGGAAGGCGCTTCGCAGCCCTTGTGCGCAAGGAAACCTACCAGGTGGTGCGCGACCCGAGTAGCATCCTGATCGCCTTCGTGCTGCCGCTGATCCTGCTCTTCCTGTTCGGCTATGGCGTGTCGCTCGACACGACGCAGACGCGGATCGGCCTCGTCGTCGAGGAGGCGACGCCGCTGACGCGCGATCTTGCCGCGAGCTTTCAGGCTTCGCGTTATTTCGCCGTCGTCAATGGCCGGGACCGCCGCGAGTTCGAGGACGACCTCGTCCTCGGACGAGTGCGGGGCATCGTCGTCATTCCGGCGCGCTTTGCGGCCGACCATGCGGCGGGACGAAATCCTGCGGTGCAGGTGATCGTCGACGGGTCCGATCCGAACACGGCGAATTTCGTGCAGAACTATGCGCAGGGAACGGTCGCCAATTGGGAGCGGCAGCTTGTGAGCGAAGGCCAAGGCCAGTTGCCGGCGATCGCCGCCGAACAGCGCTTCTGGTTCAATCCGGAACTGACGAGCCGCAACTTCTTGGTCCCTGGCTCGATCGCGATCGTCATGACGCTCGTCGGCACACTGCTTACCTCGCTCGTCGTCGCCCGCGAATGGGAACGCGGCACCATGGAAGCGATGATGGCAACCCCCGTCTCGGCTGCCGAACTGCTTGCCGGCAAGCTTCTGCCCTACTTCATTCTCGGCCTCACCTCGATGACGCTCTGCGTTCTTCTCGCCGTCTTTCTGTTCGGCGTCCCGTTCCGGGGGTCGGTGGTCGCGCTTTATGCGCTCTCCGCGGTCTTTTTGATGCCGGCACTAGGGCAGGGTCTGGTGATCTCTGCCGTCACCAAGAACCAGTTCCTGGCGTCGCAACTCGCACTGATCACCGCATTCCTGCCGGCCTTCCTGCTTTCGGGCTTCCTGTTCGAGATCAACTCGATGCCGACCGTCATCCAGTGGATCACCTACGTCGTGCCGGCGCGCTATCTCATCCCCAGCCTGCAAACAGTGTTTCTCGCCGGCGACATCTGGCCGATGTTCGCCCGGGCGATTGTGGTGATGTTCCTGATTGGCTGCGTTTTCTTCGCGCTCGCCGCACGCAGCACCAGAAAGAGGATCGGTTAGATGTGGTGGGGCAGACTGAAGGCGCTGATCGTCAAGGAACTGCTGGCCGTGCTGCGGGATCCGAAAGGCCGCACGATCCTGATTGGCCCGCCGATCATCCAATTGCTCGTCTTCTCCTACGCGGCGACGCTCGAGGTGAAGAATGTCGACCTCATGGTCTTGAGCCGCGACAACGGCCGCTGGAGCGAGGAGCTCGTGCAGCAGATCGGCGGCTCGCCGACCTTCCGTTCGATGCGGCTCGCCGACAGTCCCGCCGAGGTCCGCGCCGCGATCGATAACCAGCACGTGCTGGCCGCTCTGGAGATCGGCCCCACCTTTTCCCGCGACATCGAGGCGGGAAAGCCCGCCGAAGTGCAGATGATCCTGGACGGGCGGCGCTCCAACGCCTCGCAGATCGTGTCCGGCTATCTGAGCCGCATCGTCGGTGCGCTCGCAGCCGAGGCTCCGGCCGGCAAACGCGCCGCCTCCGAGGCGATCAGGGTCGAGGCGCGCAACTGGTTCAACCCCAATCTGACCTTTCAGTGGTTCATGGTGCCCAACCTCGTGGCGAGCATCGCTCTCCTGATCGGCCTGATCGTCACTGCGCTGTCGGTCGCTCGCGAGCGGGAACTCGGCACATTCGACCAGCTCATCGTCTCGCCGCTGCGGACGCACGAAATCCTGATCGGCAAGCTCATCCCGCCGATGATGATCGGGCTCTTCCACATCACCATCTATATTCTGGCCGCCGTCTTCGTCTTCGGCGTGCCGCTGCGCGGCTCGCTGCTGCTGCTTTACGGAAGTGCCATCTTCTACCTCGCCGCAGTC
Protein-coding sequences here:
- a CDS encoding RBBP9/YdeN family alpha/beta hydrolase; the encoded protein is MVKTLIVPGLFGSGEGHWQRHWLIDQPGATLVEQGDWSRPALAAWRSALETEIDRHPSVDIVAHSLGCLLVAALAGRPIVERIRSALLVGPCDLEETERLHPGAIAFGGMPRQRLSFPSLVVGSLNDPYMRFDRLRILCEEWGGRLVDLGHAGHINIASGFGRWPAGYDLLQVLNGMAKDDRSITAPTMLVRQLARSAPASRQRSFS
- a CDS encoding HAD family hydrolase, which encodes MDTLTTAIFPKSFAALLFDMDGTLLNSMAVVERVWGAWAVRNGLDPHELMKSVHGVRASDTIRKLGLAVDPDLEAHALALAEIADVEGIVEIPGAVAFLNSLPPERWAIVTSAPLELARRRLAAACIPVPRHMVTGEDVTAGKPDPQGYLLAASRLGVRGEDCLVFEDAPAGILAGSSAGAEVAVITGAHAAAEGTPHLTLEHYADIEVRIGGDGWLSLHRRYC
- a CDS encoding metallophosphoesterase family protein produces the protein MNGRRLTFAVGDIHGCLDELETLLSAIESAAPEGRVIFLGDLVDRGPESRGVVERIMAGPTQAGWQWLTLKGNHEDMLLSARKGLAEMSSWLMNGGGETLESYGGAIPLSHLVWMAELPSIIVDPYRIFVHAGVDDSIPLEEQGDDILLWMRTDPNYSGHYWGKHVCHGHTPSRGNPRTVGNRTNVDSGAVFGGVLSCAVFDDDVAGGPINFLIAGGHR
- a CDS encoding phosphoethanolamine transferase, with the protein product MAVFRIRRPEIGSISLSAAATLYLLLITNNSFWSHAVTSFGHAWIAVLSFGVALGLTTFSVLTMLSMKYLMKPLLVLLIAISAAASHFTETFGIVIDKEMIGNAAVTTVPEASHLLTGSLALHLALYALLPSLLIAWVEIKHRPLLSKAAINFLFIAPALLLSGMLIYANFAGIAYALREHRDLMVRFNPAGPITSAIRYGLSSYREHNLVVQPLAVDAKQGARIAKAGKPVVVVVVAGETARAMNFSLNGYHRDTNPELEALGVVNYRDTTSCGTATAVSLPCMFSIYPRIEYSDWKARSTENLVNVLTHAGVSVTWWDNNTGSKGIADLVSFASMTHQKNSPLCSNGECLDEIFLGDLDKKLAATTKNSVIVLHQLGSHGPAYYLRYPEAFRRFTPDCRTPELMSCTTEEIVNAYDNTILYTDHVLASVAGLIEKHQDRIAGAMIYMSDHGESLGENGIYLHGAPYAIAPKEQTQVPFIAWFSKPYQALMGVDTGCLARDTNEPRSHDNLFHTVLGMMDVQTRVYNRALDAFAACTRPAGREKGAPGFHAADNAAPRRLSAVRQIW
- a CDS encoding response regulator → MRLLLIEDSPRLIELVGETMRDAGWRLDAVSSVSEAEAAIVEREHDLVLLDLGLPDGDGLDLLRWIRQEHAGLPVLVITARGSVDERVQGLDAGADDYLVKPFHHRELLSRCRAMLRRNPHAIQPVLEAGALRFDPATAELSCDGTIIALPPRERSLIEILMREVGRVVPKRRLETALSEYGQELSSNALELAVSRVRKRLQPLATGIRIETVRGIGYLLRTAA
- a CDS encoding sensor histidine kinase — translated: MRKGNPSLIGIVAGRIIAFSLLAMVLEIGVVFADYWFDDEKLSVLMLQQETEILSQGITTEGGLPTFRADRAFRERYVELDGRAGAIYVRIRTASGSILFSDCTTECAEHFLPLSINAPRFWKRTIEEGKPFSVAGGQSFERGGESVFVELAILKDPNGFMYGALLREMFDSMIVPMTLMFCLVIGATIWSIRSALRPVAMAVKAADAIDPRDSGARLPITRMPEEIERLVSAVNRLLARVADLVESQKVFSSSIAHEIRTPVSIAKMELSRIDDPRARNAERDLDALTHILEQLTSLARADAVDPSAYEQGNLSEIGAEVAQATAPFVFDHDRSIEFVDRGTTPVRMIPALVENMLRNLIENAVKHNPPGTRIVLTCGPGPQVSVEDDGKGMVDLPELNEDLGYVKRSGQLGLGLKIVHRIAELHKAKISYDTAPNRGTKITIDFASAA